In Rhinoderma darwinii isolate aRhiDar2 chromosome 9, aRhiDar2.hap1, whole genome shotgun sequence, the following are encoded in one genomic region:
- the ASCL3 gene encoding achaete-scute homolog 3, with translation MSNDLYDQLERTSLVSDPLASSSLSLPSFCVDASMMFHVPPEMYQLHRCQDMTLLSYVETPGLEHYYSSMCGPSEQSTCQQYGNGDNYYGPSFVRKRNERERQRVKCVNEGYARLQRHLPQEYMEKRLSKVQTLRAAIKYIGHLQQALRWGNKDDPGAAIQLKI, from the coding sequence ATGAGCAATGATCTCTACGATCAGCTGGAGAGGACGAGTCTGGTCAGTGATCCATTAGCCTCATCCTCGCTGTCACTGCCGTCTTTTTGCGTGGACGCGTCCATGATGTTCCATGTGCCTCCTGAGATGTATCAGCTCCACCGCTGTCAGGATATGACCCTTCTCTCCTATGTAGAGACTCCTGGGTTAGAGCATTACTACAGCAGCATGTGTGGCCCCTCTGAACAGTCTACCTGCCAGCAGTATGGAAATGGTGATAATTATTATGGACCATCGTTTGTCCGAAAGAGGAATGAGAGGGAGAGGCAGCGGGTGAAATGCGTTAACGAGGGCTACGCCCGGCTGCAGAGGCATCTACCCCAGGAATATATGGAAAAACGCCTCAGCAAAGTGCAAACTCTCAGAGCAGCCATTAAATACATCGGTCACCTGCAACAAGCTCTCCGCTGGGGGAACAAGGACGATCCCGGAGCCGCTATTCAACTAAAGATATAA